The stretch of DNA TGTCAGCAATATCATTGATCGTGACTTACTTGCCGCCACTCAGCAAAAAAAAGCTTCTGTTTTTTCTCATCAACATCTGCAAAATATCCTTGCCAATTTTCGCAATAAAGGTCTTATCAATACCAACACTGTTATCGCCATAGTAGATCAAAAAGGCAATGTCTTAGCTTCATCAAGTTCAGAGATAATTTTAGGAAAACCCTTACAAGATTTTACCCCTGAGAGCATTGCTTTACAGTCTCTTGGACAACACGCCGGTACAATGCAAATCACAATAGGGAGAGATGAACCAGCTCTCGCTTCATTTCACCAAACAGAAAATGGACAATATGGTGTCTTCATCAGCGAAAAAATACAACATACCTACATGGGATGGCGCAAATTTTTCTTGTTAAATATGGTCCTGTTTATAGGAACTTCCAGTGTTGTTTTAACTCTCCTCTATGCTTATTACAATCAAATTGTACGAGCACGCAATACAGATTTGATTTCAGAAAAAATTCAAAACCGTATTGATATGGCAATGATGCGTGGACGCTGTGGACTGTGGGATTGGAATATGGCAAGCGGACGTGTTTACTGGTCACGAGCAATGTATGAAATGCTCGGTTATGTCCCCCAAGACGCGCTGCTCTCAATTTCTCAAATTACCGCTATTATTAACCCAAACGATGCTAATTTTTTCGATCTTGCTCAGGAATTAATGAGTGGTAAAAAAAAGCATATCGATATTAATGTCCCCATGCGTCATGCTGATGGTCATCATGTATGGATGCGCATTCGTGCTGAAATTACAGATGAAGAAGAACCTCATTTGGTTGGTATTGCCTTCGATATTAGTGAACAGCGTCAACTCGCAGAAGAAACAGCGCAAGCGGACCTTCGTATCCGTGATGCGATTGAAAATATTTCAGAATCTTTTGTTTTATGGGATTCAGAAGGGCGTTTAGTTATGTCAAACAGCAAGTTTTGCGAATATGCAGCTATTCCTAAACAGGTTCTACAATCAGGAATCCAGCGTGCAACCGTTGAAGCAATATCCCGCCCTGCAATCAGTGAATATCCCCTCAAAGATGATGGTTCTGGTAACTTAACCAGTATTCGCCAAACTGCAGATGGATGTTGGCTCAAAATTAATGAACGACGTACCCAAGATGGAGGACTTGTTTGCATTGGTACAGATATTTCTGAACTTAAACAACAACAAGAAAAATTTGAAGACAGTGAAAGACGTCTCTTTTCTTTCATTCAAGAACTCAAACGTGCTCGAGGAAATGCTCAACAACGTGCCACAGAAGTTGAAAAACTTAATAAAAGTCTCAAGGCAGAAAAAGAGCGCGCTGAAAGTGCTAACAAAGCTAAATCAGAATTTTTAGCCAATATGTCCCATGAATTGCGCACCCCACTTAACGCCATTCTCGGCTTTTCAGATATCATGTTGCAATCGACCTTTGGCCCTCTTGGATCGCAACGCTACAAAGAATATATGCATGATATTTACAATTCAGGAACCCATCTTCTAACACTTATCAATGATATCCTTGATATGTCCAAAATCGAAGCTGGAAAATTTACCCTTGATTGTAAAAATACCGATCTTGAACCCATTATCAGTGAAGCGGCACGCACACTCACACCACAGGCTCACGAAAAAAATATTTCTGTTACAACAAATATTGCTCCAGAACTCCATGCAGAAGTTGATATCCGTGCCATGAAACAGATTTTCCTTAATCTCATCTCTAATGCTGTTAAATTTACACCTTCTGGCGGCAGTATTAATGTTTGCGCTTTTAAGAAAAAAAATAACCTTGTTTGTAAAATTAAAGATACAGGAGTTGGCATTCCCCAATCAGCCATCAAAAAACTCGGACAACCTTTTGAACAAGTTGAAAATCAACTCACGAAAACCCATGCTGGCTCAGGTCTTGGGTTAGCCATTTCACGCTCCTTGCTAGAACTACACAAAGGAAAACTTGAAATTATCTCTAAAGAAATGAAAGGTACAACTGTAACCATTACAATGCCTATCAAGCAGAGTTAAATTCGTTTTTAATTTTTTTCCCTTGTTCCCGTTGTAGCAAAATCTGTTTCCACCTAAAACCCCAACGATATCCAGAGATAAAACCATTCTTGCGTACCACACGATGGCAAGGAATGATTAATGCCAATTTATTACGTGCACATGCATTAGCAACCGCACGAAAAGCATTTGGCATACTAATACGTTTCGCTAACGCCTCATATGAAATTGTTTCACCACATGGCACTTCACATAATGCTGTCCATACTTTCTGCTGAAAGATCGTGCCTTTTATATCTAAGGGAAAATCATGTCGTTTTACCAACTCGGGATTTTCTATCATTGTGACAATATGTGCAACTTCTTTCTTAAATATGTTGTCATCATCCACTTGTTGTGCATCATCAAAGCATACCGTGAATTCTTGTAATAATTGTTCTGTAGTATCTCCCAACATTATATCACAAATCCCTTTATGAGATTTGGCCACCAAAAGCCCTCCTATTGAAACGTTTTGCAGACAAAATATTTTCTTTTGGGGAATGTTCAGCATTTTGACTTTGTTATATTTTTTAAAGATTATGAATACCACAAATGAAATAAAGAGAAGCTAAACTATCCTTTATGTCTGAATTCTCATAACTATATGAAGCCAAATGATGATAATCTTTAAACTATAAAATTTTAGCATACTAGAATACATGCAGTAAACACTTTTACCTAAGGCTCTAACAATTGTTTATCTCTTGAGAAGAAATATCAATCCACTTTATATAGAGAACAGAAAAGATTTTCTGAAAGAATGAAAAATTCCTAGAATGCCTTTCTATAGGCCACATCTTACTGGTTTGCTGATATTATACTTAATGCTTTCAACTGCTCTTTTTTATAAAAGCCATAGAGAAATTAAGTTTAAGAGACTTAATTTTATCTGAAACAGAGAATGAAACGATTGAGCACTTTACCCACTTTATCAGCCTTTATACTAAATAGAAGTTAATATGTTTTGATATTATTCCATGCCATCCGCTAAAATGAGAGAACAATTATAGATAGAAAAAAGAAGATCATTGCTAGATAGCAAAGCTGCATGTGCTCCAGAATTTTCATTTAAATTCACTCAAAAAAAGTATTATGCTATAATACCTTCTTTTCATACCTTCTATTAGAGTAGTCAATACATCCCTCACAATCCGATCTTCATGAATATGTTTGCAAGAAACGTATGCAAATATCTATAAGAATAAGCAAACATAAAGCCAAAAGTATATTGTTGTTCCGCTAAGTGCTTTATAGAAAGCTGTGACATCTTTTCAATCAATAACTGGTATATTTTGCGTCCTATAGCATTGTTTTCTCATAAGTTTCGTACGCTATCCCGCCAATCAGTCTCTCCTTATGCAACAGCATGTGTGAAAGAAATCCTTTCATCTTTCTCCCAATTCCTTCCCTAGCATCACCTATAATGCTACATATAAGATTTACTTATACAACTATCCCTTACTTTCGTGGAATAACAAAACAGCGCCATCATTGTATTTTCCCATTTCCCAATGTTGCTCTACGAATTTTGAATCAAAAGTAGCTGATTTTTATTCTTAATAATAGTTAAAACAAGCAAATATATTATATTTTACAATCATACAAAATATATAAAATTATGAAATAATTAATTATTGTTATTAATGTGCATTTAATATTTTTTATTTTAATATAGAATTATATAATAATTCTTTCTCTTATTATATCATCTCTTTGATAACTATATTACTTTTTTCCTGTTAATCACGTCATAAGACTATTTATATAATTTATTTAAATGCTATCATATTTGTTGAAGCATATTGCAAAAGTGATCTTATTATCTAAGAACTATCTATATTTGTGCTCTTTGTTTTGTTATCTAAATAAAATATTTTATAATAACAAAAAAATAAAAGCCCCATTCGAAAATGGGGCTTTTTAATGTTTATCTTTCAACAAATTAGAATTTGTACGCTACACCAACACGGAAATCATTCGTCTTGTAACCCATTTCAAGCATTTCATGTGCAAATTTCTTTTTACCAAAATCTGAATAACGATATTCTGCACGCACAATGACATTATCAGCCATTGCAAAATCAACACCACCTCCAAAGGTATAGCCAACCATCGTCTTTTTTTCATCATGCAAAAAATCAGAAAAATCAATTGCCCTACTTGTTGTATCAGCTACCTTGAGCTTAAAAGTATTTTGAAGCTGCGTATAAGCAATCCCTCCAGAAATATAAGGCATCACACGATCAATAGCAAAACCAACTCGCACCCGCGTAGCACCAGACCATTTTTGCTTTAAAACATGTTGCACACTTTCCTTAACTGCTGCCGCTGGATCCTCTCGAGCTATTGATCTACTCGTCTCTTCCTCTGAATCTTCTGACGCTATTCTGCTTTTCTTTTCCTTCGGTGGTTCGATATCTTTCGTATCCTTTTTATCAGACCAAATCATATCCGTATCAACACCTATAATAAAGCCATTATCGATATCAATATTGGAGCCAGCATAAATACCACCTATGAAACCGGAAAGTTTAGGCAAAAGTCCCTTGTCAATCGGAGTCCATTTCCCTGTATCCTTATCTTTTAAATAACTTAAAGTAGTTTTACCGGAAAAACTACCAATTTGGCCTCCCAAATAAAACCCTGTCCAAGAAAAAGCAGGAGATGTAATAACAGGTA from Bartonella taylorii encodes:
- a CDS encoding ATP-binding protein, with the translated sequence MAKLDAYNAPSEMHAAAKPSAQNHKVRTVYINLFSSSVYQKFLFIEPWLRRSLPFIISIFLVVLAVIRFTSIYDWRHTIDKSTRSTITLLASHVSNIIDRDLLAATQQKKASVFSHQHLQNILANFRNKGLINTNTVIAIVDQKGNVLASSSSEIILGKPLQDFTPESIALQSLGQHAGTMQITIGRDEPALASFHQTENGQYGVFISEKIQHTYMGWRKFFLLNMVLFIGTSSVVLTLLYAYYNQIVRARNTDLISEKIQNRIDMAMMRGRCGLWDWNMASGRVYWSRAMYEMLGYVPQDALLSISQITAIINPNDANFFDLAQELMSGKKKHIDINVPMRHADGHHVWMRIRAEITDEEEPHLVGIAFDISEQRQLAEETAQADLRIRDAIENISESFVLWDSEGRLVMSNSKFCEYAAIPKQVLQSGIQRATVEAISRPAISEYPLKDDGSGNLTSIRQTADGCWLKINERRTQDGGLVCIGTDISELKQQQEKFEDSERRLFSFIQELKRARGNAQQRATEVEKLNKSLKAEKERAESANKAKSEFLANMSHELRTPLNAILGFSDIMLQSTFGPLGSQRYKEYMHDIYNSGTHLLTLINDILDMSKIEAGKFTLDCKNTDLEPIISEAARTLTPQAHEKNISVTTNIAPELHAEVDIRAMKQIFLNLISNAVKFTPSGGSINVCAFKKKNNLVCKIKDTGVGIPQSAIKKLGQPFEQVENQLTKTHAGSGLGLAISRSLLELHKGKLEIISKEMKGTTVTITMPIKQS
- a CDS encoding methylated-DNA--[protein]-cysteine S-methyltransferase, with protein sequence MLNIPQKKIFCLQNVSIGGLLVAKSHKGICDIMLGDTTEQLLQEFTVCFDDAQQVDDDNIFKKEVAHIVTMIENPELVKRHDFPLDIKGTIFQQKVWTALCEVPCGETISYEALAKRISMPNAFRAVANACARNKLALIIPCHRVVRKNGFISGYRWGFRWKQILLQREQGKKIKNEFNSA
- a CDS encoding outer membrane protein, whose product is MTTKYLITTSIFSLTLVSAVQAADVTIPEQPVPVITSPAFSWTGFYLGGQIGSFSGKTTLSYLKDKDTGKWTPIDKGLLPKLSGFIGGIYAGSNIDIDNGFIIGVDTDMIWSDKKDTKDIEPPKEKKSRIASEDSEEETSRSIAREDPAAAVKESVQHVLKQKWSGATRVRVGFAIDRVMPYISGGIAYTQLQNTFKLKVADTTSRAIDFSDFLHDEKKTMVGYTFGGGVDFAMADNVIVRAEYRYSDFGKKKFAHEMLEMGYKTNDFRVGVAYKF